The window TCTAACCAAACTTGCTGAAGTCAGAATTGTTGCAGAGCATGCATTGCACTTTACAAATACACCAGTGCAAGCAaagaattttgcaactcctacacaGATAATCATTCAGTTATTAATCATCACCCACTTATTAAAACATGGAAAAGTAATGACTACAACAGAACCATCACCATTGAATGAAGCAAGTGAGACAACCCTTCGAGACATTTTTGAAGCAACGCCTTTGGGTAGTTTACTCCAGATATCGTCGACGAAATTTGTTTCAAGAAAATGAATCTTACGCTTGCCTAGCATGATATACAAGTTAGAAGTGCTTGATAAAGTATTAAAACTGTGCATGTGAAACATCGAACTACTCAGCAACACAGGTACACTGTATGCTAGTTGCAAGGTCCACGAAGTTACCAGACGGTATCCCAATAATCACCCAGTTAAATCGTTTAAAATTCAAATTGAAAATCTCCCAGTTAGGTTGTTTATCAACTAAAATTGGGAGATATCTTTCAGCTTGGCCATGTAACCAATTAGAGCTGAAACCTTCGATTGGTTATTTGTTGGATTGTTAGACTTCTATACAAGGAGGACCCACTATGAGGAACTATCTAAGCAAGAGGAAATGATTCTGATTTCCCATCTCGTCGAAAAGGCACAGCAACGCCTCTTGCGTCCAGGGGCTGCATTATGCTGGACATAAGGTCAATATCCTATGAAATAATTTTGCTCACCTCCTGGAATGCTGCAAAGTAGTTGTTTCATCTCACTTTCGATTCCGGGTTCTTCAGCATCATCAATCTCTTCCTTAGCTCTAACACTGCAGCACAATGTAGAAAGCTCACTGTGATAAATCCACAAAGACAAGATGCCAAAGACCATACAGAAactgagctactccctccgttcggaattacttgtcgcgaaaatggatgtatctagatgtattttagttttagatacatctatttccgagacaagtaattccgaacggagggagtattaaacaaGGGAAATACAGAACAAGGGAGCAAATTAGTTACAGAAATTTCACAGCAGAGAAATTTCTGAAAATCTTAAACAATTTCCCCACGGGTCTTCTTAAATGTAAGTTCGAGTGTACCAGAAATATATATTAATGCCAGCATTAAAATAACGACCTTAATTTAGTACAGTACAGACTTAGATTATTAAGAaaaaacacacaagtataaaaaataCTAGTGGGGCAGTTTTTGGGAATAAACTCATCAACATCAGAAGCTGCTGTTTGGCTTTCAGAATGATACACCTTACACAAACTCAAATAAAAAAAAAGGGAGTAGTACAGGATGCAGTAAGAGAGACGCATGGACAGGCCAAACAGAGAAGGGTGGTTCATGAATACTGAAAGTGTACATACCTGACCATCCTGTAATACTCCAAGAATTGAAGGATTTGCTCCCTTCGCACGTAGGGGGTCTTTTTCATTCTGGTTCGAGAGCAGTTCATCCCAACAAAGTTACCATCAAAATCAACAAGGGGGCCTCCAATCCCAGCCTAGCACAAAAGTGACAATGAAGTTACACAGGGAAAATGCTATGCACAACGCCTGACAGAAAGTTATTTGTTTCGACTGTACAGAAGGAGCTCACCTTGCCGATCCGGCATGTGCTTAACATTGTCTCACTGGTTAGAGCGCTGAGAGAGGCAAGATCAACTCCGCTTGTGGCCCTTAAAACTCCTGAACTGAAATCGCGCCATACAGCTGCTACCTTCCTATAAGGCTCAAACTGCATGTCACGATCAAGGCTTATAGGCACGGCATCAGAACCAGACAAGTCCTTGACGTTGACGATGAAAAAATCAACATATCTCCCAGGATGCTCTATCCAGCCAGTGACAATCCGGCCGTTCGGAAGGCGTACTTGAAtctgaggcgagcgcaaggcgaatTAATGGTTACAGAGCTTGTATATTAGCATAATAATCCAGGAAAGTGGAGAAAAAGTTACCGTTAATTTTTCAGTGATCTTCCCTGTAGGCCAAGTAAGTGGAATCAAACGTCTTGATGTCAGGAAACTTGTAGCATCAGGACGTGCGGTTTCGATGCATATGCCTGTGTATTCCCCTAACTTGTTATCACCTACAGAGAGAAAATAAAACGCGCAAACTAAATAGCTGATGATTAAGAAAACATGGTAATAATATGACGAAGCATTAACAGTATAATCACCAACCATGGAATGAGGCGACCAACACAAGACTCCTacacaatcttgaaactacttgctCACTGAGTTCACCCAAGGCGCCTGGACTGGATTGCCTCGAGCGATCCAAAGCTAGTTGAttgaaaataaaatcatgtgaggaACAGTTAACAAAAGGGTCAATTTTATTATTATGAATTTGTGCttgcagaaaaaaaggggaaacagACATGGACTCACTTGCCCTAGTTGCTCTTTTGTGAGGGCGTTGTTGCCCTTCATCGCTTCTCATCAGCCGGCGCTTGGTCTTCGTCATCGGTCTTTTCAAGCCAGCATGAAGAGCAAGGAACAAAATTTAACTGACACTGGTCGATCTGATCACACAACTAGTACTAGATCGATATGGCTGCCAAAACCGATGGAGGGATTGGGCTATCCATATGGTTGCCAAAACAGATGGAGTACAATAGATCGACAATAAAAACGGCGCCGGAATCGCTGTAGGGAACTGGGCGGCTTGAAGAATCCATACACCGGACATAAGTACCTTCGAAACAAACTCAACAGCCGCCGCTGGATATGTCGACGGAAGGACCCCCTGCTCCAacctattttttttttcttttgagccGACCTCTGCTCCAACTTTTAGTCCAGCAGGGAGAGGGATCGAGAGCTCTCGCCAAAGCCGCGTTTTatctgggccggcccactagcttCCGGTCAggttttttttcaattttcagtTTATCTACTGGGGCGAGGGAGCTCCTATTGGACGCTCTTTGCGTCAAACTGGCGTCGCCACGCACAAGGGAGGCAGCGACGCAGccggactgggccggcccatcgtgTAAGGAAAATAAGCTAAAAAAGCAGAGGCAAGCGCGTCCTCAGGTATCGAACCATCGACCAATAGCTTACGGCTGTGTTGTCCCAGCCACTCCACCTAAATAGGTTTGCTTGCAGTAAAACAGCGTACATCACAAATAACTCAGCGCAACCGTAATAGTTACTGTAGCGAACATATTTAAGGAAAGTGTACATTTTTTCTGTAAGTGTATATTTTGAAGAAGTGCGAATTTTTGAACTTCTGAACATATTTTCGTACACCTACAAAAAAAGAACATATTTTCATAGACAGGAACTTTTTTTTGCATATGAGAACAAAAAAAATCGAAACTGCTGGAAATGTTTTTGAAAAACGTGAACCATTCTTTCAAGTTGTGAACAAATTATTAAACTCCAAACAAATTTATAAAccgtgatttttttgaatttttgaactaaTATTTCTCCACAACTTACCGAAAAAACGAAGGGATCTTTGAAGCACAAACAAATTTCTAATTTAcgaataaaaaaataaaactaatttttttaatcaaaaatcaggaacattttttgaaatttcaatACAAATTTGAAAACACGAGCATAATTTGGAAAATGTGGAAACAAGAACGTTTTTTCAAATtggtgaacaaaaatttgaaactgaACAATTTTGAAACTCCTCAAAAACTGAAAACGTGCACATTTTTTAAatttaagaaaaaaattaaaacgGGAAAATGTTTTCAACTGCCCGAACATTTATTGAAAATTGTGAACAAATATTGAAACTGAACAATTTCGAAACTCCTGAAAAAAAATGAAACCATGCATATTTTTTTAatttgcgaacaattttttaaagcggaAACATGTTTTGTACcgccgaacattttttaaaatttgtgaacaaaatttgaaactgaACAATTTTGAAACTCAACAACGAAAATGTGCACATTTTTTTGAAATGCACGAACAATTTATTTAAAACAAGAACATGTTTTGAACCaccgaattttttttgaaatttgggaaaaaaaatttgaaactgaACAATTTCAAAACTCCTGAATAATTAAAAACGTGCACATTTTTGGAATTTacgaacaatttttttaaaataggaacattttttgaaactagaACAATATTTTAGAAATggaacattttctgaatttatgACTAAAATTTGAACTCACAAACAAACTTTCAAATTTGAACATTTTTAAgttgttggaacatttatgtgaAAAAGTTGAAGTAAGAAAAAATAAACTCGAAAATGGaaagagaaacaaaaaaacaaacagaaaaaaaaggaaatagaaagaagaaaaagaagcagcacaaaaagaaaaaggggaaacgaaaaaaaaacataaattaaaagGAAAACCGGTCAAAGAAAATAAACCGGTTCAGGGAACTTTCTGGAAAGTTCCCAAAACCGGATGATATAGTACAGGAAGTACGGAcgtataatgggccggcccatcgcgtCGCTCGGTCCCTTCGCCCGTGCGAAGCGCCGACAGCTTGACGCAACGCGCGTCAAATAGGGAATTCCCTCGGGCGACATCTCAAAAAGAAAAATCTACTGGGGGCTGCTACCCGCCGGCCGGCGGATCTTTTTAAAGGTCCGCCGCCTCGCGAACCATCGGATCTGATAGAATTTGACGAAAAGCTTAACATCATCCGGCAGATCGCAGTGGCCGCGTCCGCTGCCTCCCCTGCATGACACACGTCCAAGTGAGGGCTCGCATGCCGTCCTTTGTCAACGCGCTTTCGAAACAGAGGCTATGTTTATGAAACATACGCGGTGTTGCATTGGTCTACAACGGGCCGGTCTATGATGGTGTTGATTGGACTTGAGGAGTCCCCctttcctctcccgcgaccacgtcgcCCCCGCGGGCGGCCGGTCGCGTCCAGCCTCCTCCCCCGCGCAACTCTCCCTCCCCCTTCCTCCcagccgccgtcgccggcgcccgCTGCGGGCCTGGCCCGGGCGACGCTGGTGGTGGCGCCCCCTGCCTTTCCCCTCTTGGGTGTCCACCGGCGCGGGATGGGGCGACCCCGGGTGGTGCTTCTAGGCGGCGACGGTCCAGCGCGGCGGCGGGGGCTCCTGGCGCGAGCGGGGCCGGACTTCTGGTCGGCGGCGTCGCCGttggcggcggggcgacgcggcGGCGCGGTTTGGCGGcgcccgctcggcccagatctgggcccttcgggccccatctggcggggcggcggggcgacgcgacGGCGCGGTCTGGCGGGGTGGGTCTGCTTCGTGGCTTCCGGGAGGCGGGAGAGCAGTGATGAGCGGCAGGGTGCTAGCGGCGCCATCGCCGGCCTGCTGCAGCGTGTCGGCGGGGCTTAGCGGGCCCGTTTCGGACTTGGCTGGGCCAGGGGTGGCCTGGCATGCCTTACTGCCgcgtccggacggctaccgcgacggtgccggaggcTCTATCCCCCCGCACGACGACGGTGGAGGTGGTTTCCTCCCGTTCAGCTTCGGTGCTGCTTCTCCCTCCGCGGGGCGCTTCTCTCCGGTCCTCTTGGCCTTGTGTGAGTGTTCGGAGTGAGGTGGGATGGGTGGTGGCGCAACCGCGATGGTGCATGGTGGTGGGCGGCGGTTTGGCTGATCGGCTCTGGTCCGTTGGGCGGTGGGGATTGGAGTACGGGAGAAATCTTTGCCGGTCTTCGGCTCTGATGCGGTGACACCTacgggtgccaccattccttcctGAAGGGTGTCGGTGATATCCATCCCACACCTCCCTCCGCATGCCAGGAAAACCCTAGGACATGTCCGagcagcagcgtcgtcggcgtcgctttccttcttggaggtgctgttTTGTTCGCGGTGGTTCGGAGCCTCGGGTTGTAGTGGTTTCTCTCTGGTGGGCGTAGCGGTGGCGGGTCATCCGCGCTTGTTgagctgccgttgttggcatttgcttcttcttctttttctttttggcttGTTGTGCTGTTCGCCCCAGCAATCCTGTATCGGTGTtggttgctgtcggtgtcaaaaccggcggatctcgggtagggggtcctgaactgtgcgtctaggcggatggtaacaggagacaagggacacgatgtttttacccaggttcgggccctctcgatggaggtaaaaccctactcctgcttgattgatattgatgatatgggtagtacaagagtggatctaccacgagatcaaggaggctaaaccctaaaagctagcctatggtatgattgttgttgtgtcctacggactaaaaccctccggtttatatagacaccggagagggctagggttacatagagtcggttacaatggtaggagatctacatatccgtattgccaagcttgccttccaccactagtgcagaaccgggcattagcaccggttcgtaaggccctatagtgccggttacataaccggcactaattaGTGGtctctaaagccccccccccctttagtatcggttcagcatgaactggtgctaaagggcaaccacgtggcacgagccagctccggggacctggagccctttagtatcggtttgtaagaccaaccggtactataaggtttggagggtttttagttttatgatttctttttcatttaattttgtgtttccattttaattctttttcgtttgctggtattttacgatactacacattgtacacgtgtatatatatatatatatatatatatatatatatatatatatatatatatatatataatttctagtagaaccaatcatgcatatatatatcacatcaatgtctcacaaattaaaccaccatattaattaattcacacatacacacatgtatagatatatacaatttctcctacatatgaatgTTGCCAGCGGAGCTagtctaattggtgccttcggagcacgatgacagttGAAAGTGGTTTTcattggggcggtagcgggtaatagaattctccattcggatttatgacctggtcaagcaaaaatcccgctatttcctcttgaagtgcttctacgcgctccgtttctatgagcttctcccgcacctctttgaactgttaagaaggagatcaatatgcatgtgtattagttgtgtgactagctagatatcgataatggtgtaaaacttgtgaatagtgttctgacaagcgtacccattgctgtctttgagatctgctcctttcggacgccatcatgcgaatgttctcgcaaacgcagaatgcacacagatcagtcccctgcgcctgcttcagggcctttacgagaatggaatttgatcagataaaaattaatcaagcatgataattaaagagatggcagctagctagctagctagtactacttaattacttaccttgggtcgaaaccattcaagcttttgtttccattcgccgGGCGTGACGCTGATGaatcttgcccaagccctgcccgccgacaaagaaaatgaataaaggggttattaaatagttcatatcatgaaatgacgaactaaataggccgagatatatagttaataatgattgaaattacctgttgactatcccatacaagatgttaAAGTCAGTGTTTTTTGAgactagtgagtccagtacttcaactgttccggcgtcaactttaatgatacacaggacccagtgaaatctgcatgcacacacgtttacatgtcttaattaagcgggcatacgttagcaaaaacatgtagctagctagtaggcaaaaacagagaatttgtagtacaagacagtgtgactcacccaaagtggtaaggaagtagtatatcttcattgtatttgaggcgcttcaagaactctagcatgctatcCTCTACTTCCTTTGCATAACGTTCACTTATCTTCCATGtgaattcattaacggtgtttgggtcaatgaacccaatgccatagcgtccaccttttctcatttcatatatcttcatcctgcataataccacagaaaagaatatagtgaggataattacaggtaatgattgatctcaAAAGGATcaata is drawn from Triticum dicoccoides isolate Atlit2015 ecotype Zavitan chromosome 6B, WEW_v2.0, whole genome shotgun sequence and contains these coding sequences:
- the LOC119321347 gene encoding uncharacterized protein LOC119321347, giving the protein MTKTKRRLMRSDEGQQRPHKRATRATLDRSRQSSPGALGELSEQVVSRLCRSLVLVASFHGDNKLGEYTGICIETARPDATSFLTSRRLIPLTWPTGKITEKLTIQVRLPNGRIVTGWIEHPGRYVDFFIVNVKDLSGSDAVPISLDRDMQFEPYRKVAAVWRDFSSGVLRATSGVDLASLSALTSETMLSTCRIGKAGIGGPLVDFDGNFVGMNCSRTRMKKTPYVRREQILQFLEYYRMVSVRAKEEIDDAEEPGIESEMKQLLCSIPGGKRKIHFLETNFVDDIWSKLPKGVASKMSRRVVSLASFNGVAKFFACTGVFVKCNACSATILTSASLVRVSGDAHRIDDNLRIEVCLPNEFRVVGILNRYNLHYNVALVDIMGYWGPREIQISRRQVTSCNKVIAVGRLFTYHNIMAAKGKLLIGKRSKLDCIELCVSTCKITKAGIGGPLIDSGGNFLGMNFYHEEETPFLPRDAIHRLLFNLNKGWTRAGDTVVEGDEKRCLLPGPCWSHGDADTIAEGGVNKWPLPEPYVLPADIPEPTTLDFYKLIRMHCAF